A single Paracoccus pantotrophus DNA region contains:
- a CDS encoding nickel-dependent hydrogenase large subunit, with protein sequence MGQLIVGPFNRVEGDLEIRLDIAEGRVSAARINSPLYRGFERMLPGKDPRDALTIVPRICGICSISQSAAAARALAMAVGEVPEPQGERMAALIHAVENVSDHLTHFNLFFMPDFTRPQYQARGWYDRAVARFTAMEGSALKRAVEARAGLMHVLGLMAGKWPHTLAIQPGGVTRAPSERDRLRILASLTAFRRYLEDTVFGAAVEDFAALSSVPALMGWQGGDAGLFLRIAADLDLADLGRGSGRYLSFGAYPLEGGHGFAPGIWDGGAQPLDIAAISEDLSHSWMLGPAAHPAQGVTDPDEDMRDTAYSWCKAPRLAGRTMETGALARQVIDGHPLALDLVRDGNGGGGVLARVAGRLLELARSQVLMEDLARGIVPEARFMAGPLKISDGIGEGLVEAARGALGHWLRIEGGRIASYQIVAPTTWNFSPRDAGGVPGPVEAALEGLVVQPGETTPLSVQHVVRSFDPCMVCTVH encoded by the coding sequence TTGGGGCAGTTGATCGTCGGTCCGTTCAACCGGGTCGAGGGCGATCTGGAGATCCGGCTGGACATCGCAGAGGGGCGGGTCAGCGCGGCGCGGATCAACTCGCCGCTTTATCGCGGGTTCGAGCGTATGCTGCCCGGCAAGGATCCGCGCGACGCGCTGACCATCGTGCCGCGGATTTGCGGTATCTGCTCGATCAGCCAGTCGGCGGCGGCGGCGCGGGCTCTGGCCATGGCAGTGGGCGAGGTCCCCGAACCGCAAGGAGAGCGGATGGCTGCGCTGATCCACGCGGTCGAGAATGTCTCGGACCATCTGACGCATTTCAACCTGTTCTTCATGCCTGATTTCACCAGACCCCAATATCAGGCGCGGGGCTGGTATGATCGGGCGGTGGCCCGGTTCACGGCGATGGAGGGATCGGCCCTGAAACGCGCGGTCGAGGCGCGGGCCGGGTTGATGCATGTTCTTGGGCTGATGGCCGGGAAATGGCCGCATACCCTGGCGATCCAGCCCGGTGGTGTCACGCGCGCCCCGTCCGAACGCGACCGGCTGCGTATTCTGGCCAGCCTGACGGCCTTTCGCCGCTATCTGGAAGATACGGTCTTCGGGGCAGCGGTCGAGGATTTCGCGGCCCTTTCCTCGGTCCCGGCGCTGATGGGATGGCAAGGGGGCGATGCCGGCCTGTTCCTGCGCATCGCCGCCGATCTGGATCTGGCGGATCTGGGGCGCGGCTCGGGGCGCTATCTGTCCTTTGGCGCCTATCCGCTGGAGGGCGGCCACGGTTTTGCCCCCGGCATCTGGGATGGCGGGGCGCAGCCTCTTGACATCGCGGCGATCAGCGAGGATTTATCGCATAGCTGGATGCTGGGGCCTGCGGCGCATCCGGCCCAGGGTGTGACCGATCCCGACGAGGATATGCGTGACACCGCCTATAGCTGGTGCAAGGCCCCCAGACTGGCCGGACGCACCATGGAAACCGGCGCGCTGGCCCGGCAGGTGATCGACGGTCATCCGCTGGCGCTGGATCTGGTCCGCGATGGTAACGGCGGCGGCGGGGTGCTGGCGCGGGTGGCGGGGCGTCTGCTGGAACTGGCGCGCAGTCAGGTTCTGATGGAGGATCTGGCGCGCGGGATCGTGCCCGAGGCCCGCTTCATGGCCGGCCCCCTGAAAATCAGCGACGGGATCGGCGAAGGGCTGGTCGAGGCCGCGCGCGGTGCGCTTGGCCATTGGCTGAGGATCGAGGGCGGGCGGATCGCCTCGTATCAGATCGTCGCTCCGACCACCTGGAACTTCAGTCCGCGCGATGCCGGTGGCGTGCCCGGCCCGGTCGAGGCAGCGCTTGAGGGGCTTGTGGTCCAGCCGGGCGAGACGACCCCGCTCAGCGTGCAGCATGTGGTGCGCAGCTTTGACCCGTGCATGGTGTGCACCGTGCATTGA
- a CDS encoding NADH-quinone oxidoreductase subunit B family protein, with product MNILWLQSAGCGGCTMSLLCAEGPNVFDLLAGAGLTFLWHPALSLESGAEVRGILASLVSGEVPLDILCVEGAIARGPRGTGRYQILSGTGRPLLDWLRDLAPLAAHVVAVGTCATYGGVTTAGGNPSDAVGVQYDGAHPGGALPATFRARAGLPVINIAGCPTHPDWVTETLLMLAAGRLGASDLDALGRPRFYADHLVHHACPKNEFYEYKASARALSEMGCMMEHLGCIGTQAVGDCNIRPWNGQGSCTRGGYPCINCTAPEFEEPRHLFTATPKIAGIPVGLPTDMPKAWFMALASLSKAATPERIAKNAVADRIVTPPTLRKPR from the coding sequence ATGAACATTCTGTGGCTGCAAAGCGCCGGTTGCGGTGGCTGCACCATGTCGCTGCTGTGTGCCGAGGGGCCGAATGTCTTTGACCTGCTTGCCGGGGCGGGGCTGACCTTTCTGTGGCATCCGGCGCTGAGCCTTGAAAGCGGCGCCGAGGTGCGCGGGATTCTGGCCAGCCTTGTTTCGGGCGAGGTGCCACTGGATATTCTCTGCGTCGAGGGCGCGATCGCGCGCGGGCCGCGTGGTACCGGACGCTATCAGATCCTGTCGGGCACCGGGCGTCCGTTGCTGGACTGGTTGCGGGACCTGGCGCCGCTGGCGGCCCATGTGGTGGCGGTGGGCACCTGTGCGACCTATGGCGGCGTGACCACGGCAGGGGGCAACCCCTCGGATGCGGTGGGGGTGCAATATGACGGCGCCCATCCCGGCGGCGCCCTGCCGGCCACGTTCCGCGCCCGTGCCGGTCTGCCGGTCATCAACATCGCCGGCTGCCCGACCCATCCCGATTGGGTGACCGAGACGCTTTTGATGCTGGCGGCGGGCAGGCTGGGGGCCTCGGATCTGGATGCGCTTGGCCGGCCCCGGTTCTATGCCGATCATCTGGTCCATCATGCCTGCCCGAAGAACGAGTTCTACGAATACAAGGCCAGCGCGCGCGCATTGTCGGAAATGGGCTGCATGATGGAGCATCTGGGCTGTATCGGCACACAGGCGGTGGGCGATTGCAATATCCGGCCCTGGAATGGTCAGGGCAGTTGCACGCGCGGCGGATATCCCTGCATCAACTGCACCGCGCCGGAATTTGAAGAGCCGCGCCACCTGTTCACCGCCACGCCGAAGATCGCCGGCATTCCGGTTGGCCTGCCGACCGATATGCCCAAGGCTTGGTTCATGGCGCTGGCCTCGCTGTCCAAGGCCGCCACGCCCGAACGGATCGCGAAGAATGCCGTGGCTGATCGTATCGTCACCCCGCCGACGCTGAGAAAACCCCGATGA